Proteins co-encoded in one Elusimicrobiota bacterium genomic window:
- a CDS encoding FIST C-terminal domain-containing protein, producing the protein MRIGVGFSQHSDPAALAAEAGDLAMGNAGAVRADFALVFTTAHPIAEYMPLLETVRKVTGAKEIAGASASGIVVPEGEFEDGSGAAIVVFDFEGGAGLIRSALWRAGSKPSLPVLDKKQEPGSLMVLADPAAFDAQTFKGLAQDGRIAMFGAGASGFLKQTGGAPVLHQDQGYRNAAVLIGFSRSMALSLNVAYGCRALSSPFQVTKVRNNLVLELAGRPAAKILEEELTQTIRRLHPNKHWDKPLPLLAGILLADSDNRHPPHPSEFVVRPILGVDPNTGGLLFEEKLQVGRQITFVLREKEWAHREMLHGIESLASQLQGRRPKFGFYFNCAGRGRDLFGEDDHDLKLITERLGAFPLVGMFSSFELVPQGPSLSVHGFTGILAVFI; encoded by the coding sequence ATGCGAATCGGCGTCGGTTTTTCCCAGCACAGCGATCCTGCCGCTCTCGCGGCCGAGGCCGGCGATTTGGCCATGGGCAACGCAGGCGCGGTGCGCGCTGATTTTGCGCTGGTCTTTACCACGGCGCATCCCATCGCCGAGTACATGCCTTTGTTGGAAACCGTGCGCAAGGTCACCGGCGCCAAAGAAATTGCGGGCGCCTCAGCCAGCGGCATTGTGGTTCCGGAGGGAGAGTTCGAGGATGGGTCCGGCGCCGCCATCGTTGTTTTTGATTTCGAAGGCGGCGCCGGGCTGATACGCAGCGCTCTTTGGCGCGCCGGATCCAAGCCCTCCTTGCCCGTGCTGGATAAAAAACAAGAACCCGGATCATTGATGGTTTTGGCCGACCCCGCGGCCTTCGATGCCCAGACGTTCAAGGGCTTGGCTCAAGACGGGCGCATTGCCATGTTCGGCGCCGGCGCCAGCGGATTCCTCAAGCAGACCGGCGGCGCCCCTGTTTTGCATCAGGACCAAGGCTACCGCAACGCCGCTGTTTTGATCGGATTTTCCCGGTCCATGGCGCTTTCCTTGAACGTGGCCTATGGCTGCCGCGCCCTTTCATCGCCGTTTCAGGTGACCAAGGTCCGCAATAATTTGGTGTTGGAACTTGCCGGCCGTCCGGCCGCCAAAATTCTCGAAGAAGAGTTGACGCAGACCATCCGGCGCCTGCACCCCAATAAGCATTGGGACAAGCCGCTGCCTTTATTGGCCGGCATTCTGCTTGCGGATTCCGACAACCGGCATCCGCCGCATCCGTCGGAATTCGTGGTGAGGCCCATCTTGGGCGTCGATCCCAATACGGGCGGATTGCTGTTTGAGGAAAAATTGCAGGTCGGGCGCCAGATTACCTTCGTTCTTCGCGAGAAGGAATGGGCGCACCGGGAAATGCTCCACGGCATCGAGTCCCTGGCTTCGCAGCTTCAGGGCCGCCGTCCGAAATTCGGATTTTATTTCAATTGCGCGGGCCGGGGCCGCGATCTCTTCGGAGAGGATGACCACGATTTAAAATTGATCACCGAGCGTTTGGGCGCTTTTCCTTTAGTGGGCATGTTTTCTTCGTTTGAGCTGGTCCCCCAGGGGCCCTCGCTCTCCGTGCACGGGTTCACCGGCATTTTGGCCGTTTTCATTTGA
- a CDS encoding pathogenicity locus produces the protein MNKTGVLEALQEIPGVGKSVAEDLWKLGIKKTGDLRGQNPQRLYERHCRQKRQIVDRCMLYVLRCAVYYASAKNPNPELFQWWRWSDENMRRRKNPLALF, from the coding sequence ATGAATAAAACCGGAGTCTTGGAAGCCCTGCAAGAAATTCCCGGCGTGGGCAAATCCGTAGCCGAAGACCTCTGGAAACTCGGCATAAAAAAGACCGGGGATTTGCGCGGGCAAAATCCGCAGCGCCTTTATGAACGTCACTGCCGGCAAAAACGGCAAATCGTGGACCGGTGCATGCTTTATGTTTTGCGCTGCGCGGTGTATTACGCCTCAGCCAAAAATCCGAACCCCGAACTCTTTCAATGGTGGCGTTGGAGCGATGAAAATATGCGCAGGCGAAAAAATCCCCTTGCTTTATTCTAA
- the typA gene encoding translational GTPase TypA: protein MSSTEYRRPDLRNIAIIAHVDHGKTTLVDAIFKQTGTFTVKADEAQEMVMDSNELERERGITILAKNTSVPYKGVTINIADTPGHADFGSEVERILKMVDGVLLLVDAVEGPMPQTRFVLRKALSLGLRPIVVINKMDRPNTRPQEALERVFGLFIDLGASDPQMEFPVLYAAGREGWASLTPERGADLTPLFETILEAVPGPLVNEGKPLQMLVTMLDYDNYLGKIGIGRILNGRTAKSQIAALIKPNGDIIRSKITMLKKFTGLAKQEIEEARAGDIVAVAGFETINVGDTVASAESPQALPPLEIDEPTLSMEFMVNSSPFAGREGKFVNARHLRERLLKEQQTNVGLKIEIMPGEGQFKVSGRGELHLSILIETMRREGYELSVSRPEVIFKEADGKMLEPMEHLVIDAAGAHQGAILESLGRREARFVNMTPEGSSRTRFEYTIASRALMGFKTELMTITKGEGMMHHSFHGYGPKGSDPAKRSNGVLIAMEQGVSTGYALDSLQVRNTLFIGAGVEVYEGMIVGINSRDNDLVVNPCKGKALSNMRTKATDDAIVLTPPLAFTLEQSLEFIDDTELVEVTPKNIRLRKKTLNASQRKRQQKED, encoded by the coding sequence TTGAGCTCCACCGAATATCGTCGTCCGGATTTGCGCAATATCGCCATTATTGCGCACGTTGACCACGGCAAGACAACGCTGGTGGACGCGATTTTTAAGCAAACAGGCACCTTCACCGTTAAAGCGGACGAGGCGCAGGAGATGGTGATGGATTCCAATGAGCTTGAGCGCGAGCGCGGGATTACGATTTTAGCCAAGAACACCTCCGTCCCCTATAAAGGGGTCACCATCAACATCGCGGACACGCCCGGGCACGCTGATTTCGGCTCGGAAGTGGAGCGCATTTTGAAGATGGTGGACGGGGTTTTGCTTTTGGTTGATGCGGTGGAAGGGCCCATGCCGCAGACGCGTTTTGTTCTGCGCAAAGCCTTATCGTTGGGCCTTCGCCCGATTGTCGTCATCAATAAAATGGACCGGCCCAACACCCGCCCTCAGGAAGCTCTCGAGAGAGTGTTCGGCCTGTTTATCGATTTGGGAGCCTCCGATCCGCAGATGGAATTTCCCGTTCTTTACGCGGCCGGGCGCGAAGGTTGGGCCAGTTTGACGCCTGAGCGCGGCGCGGATTTGACCCCGTTGTTTGAGACGATTCTTGAGGCGGTGCCGGGCCCTTTGGTCAATGAGGGAAAGCCCCTGCAAATGCTGGTCACCATGCTCGATTACGATAATTATCTGGGCAAAATCGGCATCGGAAGAATTCTCAACGGCCGGACGGCCAAATCTCAGATCGCGGCCTTGATCAAACCCAACGGCGATATTATTCGCTCTAAAATTACGATGCTTAAAAAATTTACGGGTTTGGCCAAGCAGGAGATCGAGGAGGCCAGGGCCGGCGATATCGTGGCGGTTGCGGGTTTTGAAACGATCAATGTGGGCGATACAGTGGCTTCGGCGGAGAGCCCCCAGGCCCTGCCGCCTTTGGAAATCGACGAGCCGACGTTATCCATGGAGTTTATGGTTAACAGCAGCCCCTTTGCCGGGCGCGAAGGAAAATTCGTCAACGCCAGGCACTTGCGCGAGCGGTTGCTTAAAGAGCAGCAGACCAATGTGGGATTAAAAATCGAAATCATGCCAGGAGAGGGCCAATTCAAGGTATCCGGGCGCGGAGAATTGCATTTGTCGATCCTCATCGAGACCATGCGTCGCGAGGGCTACGAGCTTTCGGTCTCGCGCCCGGAAGTGATTTTTAAAGAGGCGGACGGGAAAATGTTGGAGCCGATGGAGCATTTGGTGATCGACGCCGCCGGAGCGCATCAGGGAGCGATTTTGGAAAGCCTGGGCCGCCGCGAAGCCCGTTTCGTCAATATGACGCCGGAAGGCTCGTCGCGGACGCGTTTTGAATACACCATCGCCTCGCGCGCCTTAATGGGGTTTAAAACCGAGTTAATGACCATTACCAAGGGCGAGGGCATGATGCATCACAGTTTCCACGGCTACGGACCCAAGGGCAGCGATCCGGCCAAGCGCAGCAACGGGGTTTTAATCGCCATGGAACAGGGCGTGTCCACGGGCTACGCGCTCGACAGCCTGCAGGTGCGCAACACGCTGTTTATCGGCGCGGGCGTGGAGGTTTACGAAGGCATGATCGTGGGCATCAACAGCCGCGACAATGATTTGGTGGTCAATCCCTGCAAAGGAAAGGCGCTCTCGAATATGCGCACCAAGGCCACCGATGACGCGATTGTTTTGACCCCGCCGCTGGCGTTTACGCTGGAGCAGTCGTTGGAATTTATCGATGATACCGAGCTCGTTGAGGTCACGCCCAAGAATATACGCCTGCGTAAAAAAACATTGAACGCCAGCCAACGCAAGCGCCAGCAAAAAGAAGATTAG
- a CDS encoding pirin family protein: protein MNIRRVQKSWKSRPTVEGAGVHLRRAFGFHEAGQFDPFLLLDAFKSENPDDYKNGFPWHPHRGIETITYVLDGDIEHQDSLGNGGVISSGDVQWMTAGGGILHQEMPRGDRRGQMWGFQLWANLPAKNKMTPARYQEIKEGKIPAVKTPEGAMVRVICGEAAGARGPVQGLAIDPEFLDVTLPADRTFTHPVKAGRTAFAYVVEGEAYFDPGPGLMPEGPIDAAQAKAFPEDTLALFGPGDIILAASSKRSARFLLVSGQPIKEPIAWYGPVVMNTQDELKTAFEELDRGTFIKR, encoded by the coding sequence ATGAATATCCGCCGCGTTCAAAAATCATGGAAAAGCAGGCCCACGGTCGAAGGGGCGGGCGTTCACTTGCGCCGGGCGTTCGGGTTTCATGAGGCCGGACAGTTCGATCCTTTCCTGCTGTTGGACGCTTTTAAATCCGAAAATCCCGACGATTACAAAAACGGTTTCCCGTGGCACCCGCACCGGGGCATTGAAACCATCACTTATGTGCTCGATGGTGATATCGAGCATCAAGACAGCTTGGGCAACGGCGGGGTGATTTCCTCGGGCGATGTTCAATGGATGACCGCAGGCGGCGGCATTCTGCATCAGGAAATGCCCAGAGGGGACCGCCGGGGGCAGATGTGGGGGTTTCAGCTTTGGGCTAATCTGCCGGCTAAAAACAAAATGACGCCGGCACGCTATCAGGAAATCAAAGAAGGAAAAATTCCGGCGGTTAAAACCCCGGAAGGGGCTATGGTGCGGGTCATTTGCGGGGAGGCGGCCGGGGCGCGCGGCCCGGTGCAAGGATTAGCCATCGATCCCGAATTTTTGGATGTGACCCTGCCCGCGGACAGAACGTTTACGCATCCGGTGAAAGCCGGGCGCACGGCGTTCGCTTATGTCGTCGAGGGAGAAGCTTATTTTGATCCGGGCCCAGGCCTAATGCCCGAAGGGCCCATTGACGCGGCCCAAGCCAAAGCATTCCCCGAAGACACCCTGGCTCTTTTCGGGCCCGGGGACATAATTTTAGCGGCGAGCTCAAAACGCTCCGCGCGCTTTCTCCTTGTTTCCGGACAACCCATTAAAGAACCCATTGCCTGGTACGGGCCCGTGGTGATGAACACTCAGGATGAGCTCAAAACAGCTTTCGAAGAATTAGATCGAGGAACGTTTATCAAACGCTGA
- a CDS encoding GNAT family N-acetyltransferase, translated as MKNVELQKQILVDSHVSIHALEERDAANLFRLTERNRARLKQWLPWLDDTRTQADTLRFIQGAEKAFESKTGLHAKILLRGQIAGTIGLHYIDWVNARTSIGYWLGAEFEGRGIMARSCRALIDYLFKELKMNRVEILIAPGNKKSQAIPRKLGFTEEGTLRQYARMYTQFADHIVYSVLAKEWDR; from the coding sequence ATGAAAAACGTGGAATTGCAGAAACAAATTTTAGTGGACAGCCATGTCAGCATTCATGCGCTGGAAGAAAGAGACGCGGCGAATTTATTCCGTTTGACGGAGCGCAATCGAGCGCGCCTGAAGCAATGGCTGCCTTGGCTTGATGACACCCGCACGCAAGCGGACACGTTGCGCTTCATCCAAGGAGCGGAAAAAGCCTTTGAATCAAAAACGGGCCTTCACGCGAAAATTCTTTTGCGCGGGCAAATCGCCGGCACCATCGGCCTGCACTACATCGACTGGGTGAATGCCAGAACAAGCATCGGGTATTGGCTGGGCGCGGAATTCGAGGGCCGGGGCATTATGGCGCGTTCTTGCCGGGCCTTGATTGATTACTTGTTTAAAGAATTAAAAATGAACCGCGTGGAAATTTTAATCGCTCCCGGCAACAAAAAAAGCCAAGCCATCCCCAGAAAACTCGGCTTTACTGAGGAGGGAACGCTCAGACAGTACGCCCGGATGTACACTCAATTCGCGGACCATATCGTCTATTCCGTGCTCGCCAAAGAGTGGGATCGGTAG
- a CDS encoding CPXCG motif-containing cysteine-rich protein — MSLKKTELTCPYCWEKIETAIDPSMEGQSYVEDCQVCCRPIVISTHPAENGELEISASKENP; from the coding sequence ATGAGCCTGAAAAAAACGGAGCTGACCTGCCCCTACTGTTGGGAAAAAATAGAAACCGCGATCGATCCCTCCATGGAAGGCCAATCTTACGTTGAAGATTGCCAAGTCTGTTGCCGGCCCATCGTCATTAGCACCCACCCGGCAGAAAACGGCGAATTGGAAATCTCCGCCTCCAAAGAAAACCCCTAG
- a CDS encoding tRNA (cytidine(34)-2'-O)-methyltransferase — protein sequence MPLNIVLVEPEIHWNTGNIGRSCVATGSTLHLVGPLGFSLKDKEVRRAGLDYWPRLKLQLYDDFEQFLDAAGENASLLFFSTKAKKLFWEAPYAAGSYLIFGSETKGLPKDIHRRFGEHMYRIPIGPEVRSLNLSTAAGITLFEALRQTRAII from the coding sequence ATGCCGTTGAACATCGTCCTGGTCGAGCCGGAAATTCATTGGAACACGGGCAATATTGGGCGTTCCTGCGTGGCCACGGGGAGCACGTTGCATCTGGTTGGGCCATTGGGTTTCAGCCTAAAGGACAAGGAAGTGCGCCGCGCGGGGCTGGATTATTGGCCCAGACTAAAACTTCAACTTTATGATGATTTTGAGCAATTCCTGGATGCAGCGGGCGAAAATGCATCGCTGCTCTTTTTCTCAACCAAGGCCAAAAAACTTTTTTGGGAGGCGCCTTACGCGGCGGGGTCTTATTTGATTTTCGGCAGCGAAACAAAAGGCCTGCCCAAGGACATTCACCGGCGCTTCGGCGAACACATGTACCGGATTCCCATCGGTCCGGAGGTCCGCTCGCTGAACCTTTCCACTGCAGCCGGAATCACGCTCTTTGAGGCGCTGAGGCAAACCCGCGCTATAATCTGA
- a CDS encoding trypsin-like peptidase domain-containing protein — protein MNYIYQLIGQNKENVMNMPAHDRVDQEEGLLDAYSRTVSQAAQTISPTVVNIEIRRGSDPRSHGAGSGFIFTSNGYIITNNHVIDGAARIEVTLADGRNFPAEIVGHDRATDLAVIRIAAQGLTAARLGDSESLKPGHVVLAVGNPFGFQCTVTAGVVSALGRSLRSVSGRLIDNVIQTDAALNPGNSGGPLVNSRAEVVGVNTAIILPAQGICFAIPINTAKYVAGRLIKDGKIRRGYIGVAGQDARLIPRQFARSLHLAELKGILVIGVEDDSPAQRAGIQEGDVITAFDGEKIDGIDDLHKLLTDERIGSRFGIEVLRRGQPGELSIVPEESEN, from the coding sequence AGAAGGGCTTCTCGATGCCTACTCGCGCACGGTTTCCCAGGCCGCGCAAACCATCAGCCCGACGGTGGTTAATATCGAAATCCGCCGGGGCTCCGATCCGCGCAGCCATGGCGCGGGATCGGGGTTCATCTTCACCTCCAACGGCTATATCATCACCAACAACCACGTCATCGACGGCGCCGCCCGCATCGAGGTCACGCTGGCCGATGGGCGCAATTTCCCGGCGGAAATCGTGGGCCATGACCGCGCCACGGACTTGGCCGTAATCCGCATCGCGGCCCAAGGGTTAACCGCGGCCAGGCTGGGCGACTCCGAATCCTTGAAACCGGGGCATGTGGTCCTTGCCGTCGGCAATCCCTTCGGTTTCCAATGCACGGTCACCGCCGGGGTGGTCAGCGCTTTGGGGCGCTCCTTGCGCTCGGTCTCCGGCCGATTAATCGACAACGTCATCCAAACCGACGCCGCGCTCAATCCCGGAAATTCCGGAGGCCCGCTGGTTAATTCCCGGGCCGAGGTCGTGGGCGTCAACACCGCGATTATTCTTCCGGCCCAAGGCATTTGCTTTGCCATCCCCATCAACACGGCCAAATACGTGGCCGGACGCCTGATCAAAGACGGAAAAATCAGACGGGGTTATATCGGCGTAGCCGGACAGGATGCGCGCTTAATCCCGCGACAATTCGCCCGCTCCCTGCATCTGGCCGAACTCAAAGGCATTTTGGTGATCGGCGTCGAAGACGACAGCCCGGCCCAACGCGCGGGTATCCAGGAAGGCGACGTGATCACGGCCTTTGACGGGGAAAAAATCGACGGGATCGACGATCTGCACAAACTGTTGACCGATGAGCGCATCGGCAGCCGCTTCGGCATCGAAGTTTTACGCCGGGGCCAACCCGGAGAGCTTTCCATTGTCCCGGAAGAATCGGAAAACTAA